A genome region from Microbacterium terricola includes the following:
- a CDS encoding TlpA family protein disulfide reductase — translation MRRILAAALGIGLVAGLAGCAADPLAEQYRSGDNKGYIAGDFRVVEIAPADRTDPIAFEGSTEAGDAVSNEDYAGQVVVVNFWYAACGPCRAEAPELEKAYAATAGDEVAFLGVNTVDSAATAAAFAENYNVPYPSVIASEDPSIKLAFAEQTPINATPTTLVLDGEGRVAARIIGQLPDASVLTSIVDDVEAEA, via the coding sequence ATGCGCCGGATCCTCGCCGCCGCGCTCGGCATCGGCCTGGTCGCGGGTCTCGCCGGCTGCGCCGCCGACCCGCTCGCCGAGCAGTACCGCTCCGGCGACAACAAGGGGTACATCGCGGGCGACTTCCGCGTGGTCGAGATCGCCCCCGCCGACCGCACCGACCCGATCGCCTTCGAGGGCTCGACCGAGGCGGGGGACGCGGTCTCGAACGAGGACTACGCGGGCCAGGTGGTGGTCGTGAACTTCTGGTACGCCGCGTGCGGACCATGCCGTGCGGAAGCGCCCGAGCTCGAGAAGGCGTACGCCGCCACCGCGGGGGACGAGGTCGCGTTCCTGGGCGTGAACACGGTGGACTCGGCGGCGACCGCCGCCGCCTTCGCCGAGAACTACAACGTCCCGTACCCGAGCGTCATCGCCTCGGAGGACCCCTCGATCAAGCTCGCGTTCGCCGAGCAGACCCCGATCAATGCGACGCCCACCACGCTCGTGCTCGACGGCGAGGGGCGGGTCGCCGCGCGGATCATCGGGCAGCTGCCGGACGCGTCGGTGCTCACGAGCATCGTCGACGACGTCGAGGCCGAGGCGTGA
- a CDS encoding histidine phosphatase family protein, whose amino-acid sequence MPADRLHLVRHGEVHNPGRVLYGRLPQFRLSEDGRRMARAAADYVQGLERPVASLVCSPLQRTRESAEPFTEIFGLEPFVDERVIEPTNVFEGRRMKRALLNPLNWRHLVRPSVPSWGEAYVRVVSRMDAAMTDAWYRADGGDVVIVSHQLPIWITHLAVAGEPLRHNPRKRRCALSSVTSFERRGSDWVEVGYAEPAATAGAVDVGAV is encoded by the coding sequence GTGCCCGCCGACCGTCTCCATCTCGTGCGTCACGGCGAGGTCCACAACCCCGGCCGAGTGCTCTATGGTCGCCTCCCGCAGTTCCGGCTGAGCGAGGACGGACGCCGGATGGCGCGGGCCGCCGCCGACTACGTCCAGGGCCTCGAGCGCCCCGTCGCCAGCCTCGTCTGCTCACCGCTGCAGCGCACGCGCGAGTCGGCCGAGCCGTTCACCGAGATCTTCGGCCTCGAGCCGTTCGTCGACGAGCGGGTGATCGAGCCCACCAACGTCTTCGAGGGCCGCCGCATGAAGCGGGCGCTGCTCAACCCGCTGAACTGGCGGCACCTGGTCCGTCCGTCCGTGCCCAGCTGGGGCGAGGCGTACGTGCGCGTCGTCTCGCGCATGGACGCGGCGATGACCGACGCCTGGTACCGCGCGGACGGCGGCGATGTCGTGATCGTCTCCCACCAGCTGCCCATCTGGATCACCCATCTCGCGGTCGCCGGTGAGCCGCTGCGGCACAACCCCCGCAAGCGCCGGTGCGCGCTGTCGAGCGTGACCAGCTTCGAGCGCCGCGGCAGCGACTGGGTCGAGGTCGGGTACGCCGAACCCGCCGCGACCGCGGGCGCCGTCGACGTGGGAGCGGTGTGA
- the aspS gene encoding aspartate--tRNA(Asn) ligase: MSERVLVKQLQGLPDGSVSVSGWVETVRDQKKVQFVILRDETGAVQLVNPATRPIDPSADSGTGDEPQDADALALTSLISELSTGTFLTVTGELKHDERVKLGGVEIKIGALEVAAAALPETPIAADSGLDKRMDWRFIDLRTRRNNLIFRVQTTLEHAMRSYWVERDYVELHTPKLMSTPAEGNAELFALEYFGEQTAYLAQSPQHYKQMAQAAGFGKIFEIGDVFRADPSFTSRHATEFTSVDAEISWIDSYEDVAAMQEELLAAAFTAVAEKHGAEIKELFDVDVVVPTVPFPRIPLAEAREIVKARGYDIPRTDGDLDPEGERQISAHVRETFGHQFVFITDYHPEIRPFYHMRNAETGLTNSYDLLFQGTEITTGAQREHRIDVLEAQAQEKGLSLEGLAHYLDFFRYGVPPHGGFGMGLARVLMLMFGQDSIREVTFLFRGPTRLAP; encoded by the coding sequence GTGAGTGAACGCGTTCTGGTCAAGCAGCTTCAGGGTCTCCCCGACGGTTCCGTCTCGGTGTCGGGATGGGTCGAGACCGTCCGTGATCAGAAGAAGGTGCAGTTCGTCATCCTTCGCGATGAGACGGGCGCCGTGCAGCTGGTCAACCCGGCCACCCGGCCGATCGACCCTTCGGCGGACTCGGGGACCGGCGACGAGCCGCAGGACGCGGACGCCCTCGCGCTGACGTCGCTCATCTCGGAGCTCAGCACCGGCACCTTCCTCACCGTCACCGGCGAGCTCAAGCACGACGAGCGCGTCAAGCTCGGCGGCGTCGAGATCAAGATCGGCGCACTCGAGGTCGCGGCGGCCGCGCTGCCCGAGACCCCCATCGCCGCGGACAGCGGCCTCGACAAGCGCATGGACTGGCGCTTCATCGATCTGCGCACCCGCCGCAACAACCTCATCTTCCGCGTGCAGACCACGCTCGAGCACGCGATGCGCTCGTACTGGGTGGAGCGCGACTACGTCGAGCTGCACACCCCCAAGCTCATGTCGACGCCCGCCGAGGGCAACGCGGAGCTGTTCGCCCTCGAGTACTTCGGCGAGCAGACGGCGTACCTCGCGCAGAGCCCGCAGCACTACAAGCAGATGGCGCAGGCGGCCGGCTTCGGCAAGATCTTCGAGATCGGCGACGTGTTCCGCGCCGACCCGAGCTTCACGAGCCGCCACGCAACCGAGTTCACGTCGGTCGACGCGGAGATCTCGTGGATCGACTCCTACGAGGATGTCGCGGCGATGCAGGAGGAGCTGCTGGCCGCCGCGTTCACGGCGGTCGCCGAGAAGCACGGCGCCGAGATCAAGGAGCTGTTCGACGTCGATGTCGTCGTGCCGACCGTGCCGTTCCCGCGCATCCCCCTCGCTGAGGCGCGCGAGATCGTGAAGGCGCGCGGCTACGACATCCCGCGCACCGACGGCGACCTCGACCCGGAGGGCGAGCGCCAGATCTCGGCCCACGTCCGCGAGACCTTCGGACACCAGTTCGTGTTCATCACCGACTACCACCCCGAGATCCGGCCGTTCTACCACATGCGCAACGCCGAGACCGGTCTCACGAACAGCTACGACCTGCTGTTCCAGGGCACCGAGATCACGACCGGTGCGCAGCGCGAGCACCGCATCGACGTGCTCGAGGCGCAGGCTCAGGAGAAGGGCCTCTCGCTCGAGGGGCTCGCGCACTACCTCGACTTCTTCCGCTACGGCGTTCCGCCGCACGGCGGCTTCGGCATGGGCCTGGCCCGCGTGCTGATGCTGATGTTCGGACAGGACTCGATCCGCGAGGTGACCTTCCTGTTCCGCGGTCCGACGCGCCTGGCGCCGTAG
- a CDS encoding tyrosine-protein phosphatase, which translates to MLEGTHNFRDTGGMPLTGGGATRPGVLFRSDALGALTPAGLAALADTPIGVVVDFRTPAERAMAPDLLPDGRPFQVVELSILEGAMSGMAQDLMRSGATDPALLAQAMAHLPTLGELYVGMLQHGATAFAEVARLIAASTDDAPTAVLVHCTAGKDRTGVATALMLEAVGADRAAVVADYAASETNLAGPWADAMLATVERMGAPLTPGLRELVTGTPAAAIAHALAWIDAEHGGAEGYLRSGGLTDAELAALRARLAA; encoded by the coding sequence GTGCTCGAGGGCACCCACAACTTCCGCGACACGGGCGGCATGCCGCTGACCGGCGGCGGCGCCACGCGGCCGGGTGTCCTGTTCCGCTCCGACGCGCTGGGCGCGCTCACCCCGGCCGGCCTGGCCGCCCTCGCCGACACCCCGATCGGCGTCGTCGTGGACTTCCGCACGCCCGCGGAGCGCGCGATGGCTCCCGACCTCCTGCCCGACGGGCGCCCATTCCAGGTGGTCGAGCTGTCCATCCTCGAGGGGGCGATGTCCGGCATGGCGCAGGACCTCATGCGCAGCGGTGCGACCGACCCCGCCCTCCTCGCGCAGGCGATGGCGCATCTTCCCACCCTCGGCGAGCTGTACGTCGGGATGCTGCAGCACGGCGCCACGGCGTTCGCCGAGGTCGCGCGACTCATCGCGGCGTCCACTGACGACGCCCCGACCGCCGTGCTGGTGCACTGCACAGCCGGCAAGGACCGCACGGGTGTCGCCACCGCGCTGATGCTCGAGGCGGTCGGCGCCGACCGCGCCGCCGTGGTGGCGGACTACGCGGCAAGTGAGACCAACCTCGCGGGGCCGTGGGCCGACGCGATGCTCGCCACCGTCGAGCGGATGGGCGCACCCCTCACGCCGGGTCTGCGGGAACTGGTGACCGGCACGCCTGCGGCGGCCATCGCGCACGCGCTCGCCTGGATCGACGCCGAGCACGGCGGCGCCGAGGGCTACCTGCGCTCCGGCGGTCTCACCGACGCGGAGCTCGCGGCGCTGCGCGCCCGGCTCGCCGCCTGA
- a CDS encoding Dabb family protein — protein sequence MIRHIVAFTLAAEDPAVRAEQAAEAARQLNALLGVVPTLRTMTAGANTLALGTNWDLALVADFDDEAGLDAYQVHPQHQEVVAYIGSIRKERIAVDFEL from the coding sequence ATGATCCGCCACATCGTCGCCTTCACCCTCGCCGCGGAAGACCCGGCGGTCCGCGCCGAGCAGGCCGCAGAGGCCGCGCGGCAGCTCAACGCCCTCCTCGGGGTGGTGCCGACGCTGCGCACCATGACGGCGGGGGCGAACACCCTCGCACTCGGCACGAACTGGGATCTCGCGCTCGTCGCCGATTTCGACGACGAGGCCGGGCTGGACGCCTACCAGGTGCATCCGCAGCACCAGGAGGTCGTCGCCTACATCGGGTCGATCCGCAAGGAGCGGATCGCGGTCGACTTCGAGCTCTGA
- a CDS encoding glutaredoxin family protein, translating into MTTLTLIGKPDCHLCDVAREVVETVVADLPEDAVEVDERSIADEPELYALWWEKIPVVLIDGRLHAHWRVSPERLRAALSQELSA; encoded by the coding sequence GTGACCACCCTCACCCTCATCGGGAAGCCGGACTGCCACCTCTGCGATGTGGCACGCGAGGTCGTCGAGACCGTCGTGGCCGATCTGCCCGAGGACGCCGTCGAGGTCGACGAGCGCTCGATCGCCGACGAGCCCGAGCTCTACGCGCTCTGGTGGGAGAAGATCCCGGTGGTCCTCATCGACGGCCGGCTCCACGCGCATTGGCGCGTATCGCCGGAACGGCTGCGCGCCGCACTCAGTCAGGAGCTCTCCGCATGA
- a CDS encoding rhodanese-like domain-containing protein — MKSITVQQLRESSGVPLIDVREVDEFAAGHVPGAVNLPMSTIGEHLDELPDGEFHVICQIGGRSGRVVEALTVRGHDAVNVDGGTAEWVAAGLPTER, encoded by the coding sequence ATGAAGTCCATCACCGTGCAGCAGCTGCGCGAGAGCAGCGGCGTCCCCCTGATCGACGTCCGTGAGGTCGACGAGTTCGCCGCCGGGCACGTGCCGGGTGCGGTGAACCTGCCGATGTCGACGATCGGCGAGCACCTCGATGAGCTGCCGGACGGCGAGTTCCACGTCATCTGTCAGATCGGCGGCCGCTCCGGTCGCGTGGTCGAGGCGCTCACCGTGCGCGGGCACGACGCGGTCAACGTCGACGGCGGCACCGCGGAATGGGTGGCCGCTGGGCTGCCCACCGAACGCTGA
- a CDS encoding 30S ribosomal protein bS22 — protein sequence MGSVIKKRRKRMAKKKHRKLLRKTRHQRRNKK from the coding sequence GTGGGTTCTGTCATCAAGAAGCGCCGCAAGCGCATGGCGAAGAAGAAGCACCGCAAGCTGCTTCGCAAGACGCGCCACCAGCGCCGCAACAAGAAGTAA
- a CDS encoding helix-turn-helix domain-containing protein — protein MAELPDVRFLTVAEVAELMRVSKMTVYRLVHAGELPAVRFGRSYRVPETAVTEALQRPIADVG, from the coding sequence ATGGCCGAGCTGCCAGACGTGCGCTTTCTGACCGTGGCCGAGGTCGCGGAGTTGATGCGCGTGTCGAAGATGACGGTCTACCGTCTCGTGCACGCCGGCGAGCTTCCCGCCGTGCGCTTCGGCCGCAGCTATCGGGTGCCCGAGACGGCCGTCACAGAGGCCCTGCAACGTCCTATCGCCGACGTCGGCTAG
- a CDS encoding TetR/AcrR family transcriptional regulator — MAEADDVELPRGIALAWGVAANPQRGPKREMSVEQIVDAAVEIADAEGLAAVSMAGVAARLGYTPMSLYRYVSAKDDLVLLMHEDATGAPPESVREADGWRAGLEELYRAQLASYHRHPWVLDVAITGSPLTPNGAAWMDAGLRILADTPLTHDERMTVILLVTGAARWAGIVAAGYARSMRETGADAAEITRREDALFRQLVSADSYPDLRAAVDAGVFVADRDPFAEGLRISLDGVADYIADADGRRKSGAVPARALFEEEDAAIAGDKRYREAQRAQRDAEKQLRDARKVVRQVAREARERSRADSR, encoded by the coding sequence ATGGCAGAAGCTGACGACGTCGAACTGCCGCGCGGGATCGCGCTGGCCTGGGGCGTGGCCGCGAATCCGCAGCGCGGCCCCAAGCGCGAGATGAGCGTCGAACAGATCGTCGACGCGGCGGTCGAGATCGCCGACGCCGAGGGGCTCGCGGCGGTGTCCATGGCGGGAGTCGCGGCGCGGCTCGGCTACACGCCCATGTCGCTGTACCGCTACGTGAGCGCGAAGGACGATCTCGTGCTCCTGATGCACGAGGACGCCACCGGAGCGCCGCCTGAGTCCGTCCGCGAGGCCGACGGCTGGCGTGCGGGGCTCGAGGAGCTCTACCGCGCCCAGCTGGCGTCGTATCACCGGCATCCCTGGGTGCTCGACGTGGCGATCACCGGGTCGCCGCTGACGCCGAACGGCGCTGCCTGGATGGATGCGGGACTGCGCATCCTCGCCGACACACCCCTCACGCACGACGAGCGGATGACGGTGATCCTGCTCGTGACCGGTGCCGCGCGATGGGCGGGCATCGTGGCGGCAGGCTACGCGCGGTCGATGCGCGAGACCGGAGCCGATGCGGCGGAGATCACCCGCCGCGAGGATGCGCTGTTCCGACAGCTCGTGAGCGCCGACTCCTACCCCGATCTGCGCGCCGCGGTGGACGCGGGCGTCTTCGTCGCCGACCGCGACCCGTTCGCGGAGGGGCTGCGGATCAGCCTCGACGGTGTCGCGGACTACATCGCCGACGCAGACGGACGCCGGAAGAGCGGGGCCGTGCCCGCCCGCGCGCTGTTCGAGGAAGAGGATGCGGCGATCGCCGGGGACAAGCGCTACCGCGAGGCGCAGCGTGCCCAGCGCGATGCGGAGAAGCAGCTGCGCGACGCCCGGAAGGTCGTGCGCCAGGTGGCGCGAGAGGCTCGGGAGAGGTCACGCGCGGATTCTCGGTGA
- a CDS encoding ATP-binding cassette domain-containing protein, producing the protein MHAIETRGLRKAYGGQSVLDGLDLTVAAGEVFALLGPNGAGKTTTIGILTTLVRPDGGTATVGGVDVVADPRGVAQRISLTGQSAAVDEVLTGTENLVMLGRLSGLTPRRARDRADELLDRFDLADAAARRVGTYSGGMRRRLDLALSFVVTPQVLFLDEPTTGLDTRSRRELWDVIRELASEGTTVFLTTQYLEEADRLADRIAVLDGGRLVAGGTPAELKARAGADVVELRDADGMLLHEAHTDGTAADIRRALDAFGDDAGVISIRRPTLDDVFLALTGGATALDSRRSA; encoded by the coding sequence ATGCACGCGATCGAGACCAGGGGCCTGCGCAAGGCCTACGGCGGACAGTCCGTGCTGGACGGCCTCGACCTGACCGTCGCCGCCGGCGAGGTCTTCGCCCTGCTCGGCCCCAATGGCGCGGGCAAGACCACGACGATCGGCATCCTCACCACCCTCGTGCGACCCGATGGCGGCACGGCGACGGTCGGCGGGGTCGACGTCGTCGCCGACCCGCGCGGCGTCGCACAGCGGATCAGCCTCACCGGCCAGTCCGCGGCGGTCGACGAGGTGCTCACCGGCACCGAGAACCTGGTCATGCTGGGCAGGCTCTCGGGGCTCACTCCCCGCCGGGCGCGCGATCGCGCCGATGAGCTGCTCGACCGGTTCGACCTCGCCGACGCCGCCGCACGGCGCGTCGGCACCTACTCCGGCGGCATGCGCCGACGCCTGGATCTCGCGCTCAGCTTCGTGGTGACGCCCCAGGTGCTCTTCCTCGACGAGCCCACCACCGGGCTCGACACCCGGAGCCGTCGCGAGCTCTGGGACGTCATCCGCGAGCTCGCCTCCGAAGGCACCACGGTGTTCCTCACCACCCAGTACCTCGAGGAGGCCGACCGTCTCGCCGACCGCATCGCCGTCCTCGACGGCGGGCGCCTCGTCGCCGGAGGAACGCCCGCCGAGCTGAAGGCGCGAGCGGGTGCCGACGTCGTCGAGCTGCGCGATGCCGACGGGATGCTCCTGCACGAGGCCCACACCGACGGCACCGCCGCCGACATCCGCCGCGCGCTGGACGCCTTCGGCGACGACGCGGGCGTGATCAGCATCCGCCGCCCGACCCTCGACGACGTGTTCCTCGCCCTCACCGGCGGAGCCACCGCCCTCGACTCACGGAGGTCCGCATGA
- a CDS encoding ABC transporter permease, which translates to MTALTPALRPGITGITAETVFIGRSLRHSLRDGESLLMAIMLPVILMLLFTFVFGGALDPSGGYVDYVVPGIILLCAGFGASSTAVYVANDMKTGIIDRFRTMPLRAGAVLTGHVVASLLRNLLATGVVIGVALLVGFRPTADAAGWIAAIGLVALYILAITYLFAAIGLAAGSPEAASGYGFILLFLPYLSSAFVPVETLPSWLQWIAEHQPVTPIIETLRGLLMGTPMGTAPWWALGWCALILAVAVGWGAWLFRRETAR; encoded by the coding sequence ATGACCGCTCTCACTCCCGCGCTCCGCCCGGGGATCACCGGCATCACGGCCGAGACCGTGTTCATCGGCCGGAGCCTGCGCCACTCGCTCCGCGACGGCGAATCGCTGCTGATGGCGATCATGCTGCCGGTGATACTCATGCTCCTGTTCACGTTCGTGTTCGGCGGGGCGCTCGATCCGAGCGGCGGCTACGTCGACTACGTCGTGCCGGGCATCATCCTGCTGTGCGCCGGCTTCGGCGCCTCCTCGACGGCCGTGTACGTCGCCAACGACATGAAGACCGGCATCATCGACCGGTTCCGCACGATGCCGCTGCGCGCCGGCGCGGTGCTCACCGGCCATGTCGTCGCGAGCCTGCTGCGCAACCTGCTCGCGACCGGCGTCGTGATCGGCGTCGCGCTCCTGGTCGGCTTCAGGCCGACGGCCGATGCGGCGGGCTGGATCGCCGCGATCGGCCTCGTGGCGCTGTACATCCTCGCGATCACGTACCTCTTCGCCGCGATCGGCCTCGCCGCGGGCAGCCCGGAGGCGGCCAGCGGATACGGCTTCATCCTGCTCTTCCTGCCCTACCTCTCCAGCGCGTTCGTCCCGGTCGAGACGCTCCCGTCCTGGCTGCAGTGGATCGCAGAGCACCAGCCGGTGACCCCGATCATCGAGACCCTCCGCGGCCTCCTCATGGGCACCCCGATGGGCACAGCGCCCTGGTGGGCGCTGGGCTGGTGCGCCCTGATCCTCGCCGTGGCCGTCGGCTGGGGCGCGTGGCTGTTCCGCCGCGAGACCGCCCGCTGA
- a CDS encoding ArsR/SmtB family transcription factor has protein sequence MADIFDVIADGTRRDILHLLLERSSATTGGTSVSHIVQELGVSQPTVSKHLKVLREAQLVSVREEGQHRYYSLSAEPLDEVDDWLVPFLVDDEADAAAAASGSTLPESAAQAADAVGRAAASVSHVVQTALRKLPGR, from the coding sequence ATGGCGGACATCTTCGACGTGATCGCGGACGGCACGCGCCGCGACATCCTGCACCTCCTGCTCGAGCGCTCTTCCGCCACCACCGGGGGTACGAGCGTCTCGCACATCGTGCAGGAGCTCGGCGTCAGTCAGCCGACGGTGTCCAAGCACCTCAAGGTCCTGCGCGAGGCGCAGCTCGTCTCCGTGCGCGAGGAGGGCCAGCACCGCTACTACAGCCTGTCGGCGGAGCCGCTGGACGAGGTGGACGACTGGCTCGTGCCGTTCCTCGTCGACGACGAGGCGGATGCTGCTGCCGCCGCCTCGGGCTCGACGCTGCCGGAGTCGGCAGCGCAGGCGGCCGACGCGGTCGGGCGCGCCGCCGCATCCGTGTCGCACGTCGTGCAGACGGCGCTGCGCAAGCTCCCCGGACGGTAG
- a CDS encoding TrkH family potassium uptake protein, with product MTSDPFGRRAGKSLRARLARLRDDIRDLTTNSPSRFAVGIFVTLILIFTGLYSLPAAAADGQRTPFADALFTAVSTICVTGLSTVDMYSHWSPLGHLITYIGVNVGALGVLTLASILGLVISKRLGLRAKLIAAGDSNPMRVHGGPVNEGQTVRLGEVGQLLVTVALSTLVIEAGLVVLLYPSLVLAGVDPLTALWEAPYYAAMSFTNTGFVPNAGGLTPFGDDYFLLTVLMTGVFLGSIGFPVIFALWRHQWHVRRWSLHAKLTLITTTALFVIGAGVFVLLEYDNPATFGSMDAWDTTFQAFFLSAMTRSGGFSVIDIGDLHGSSLVVGSMLMFVGGGSASTAGGIKVTTLAILALAVVAEAKGRQSVEVFGRRVPSDVQRVALSVVAWGATIVALSTIAVAQITKAPVEDVLFDVISGFATVGLSTGLTAELPDPAVYVMALTMFMGRVGTVTLAAAVAATNRSQLYSLPVERPIVG from the coding sequence ATGACGTCCGACCCCTTCGGGCGGCGCGCGGGGAAGAGCCTGCGGGCCCGGTTGGCGCGGCTCCGGGATGATATTCGCGACCTGACCACGAACTCCCCTTCACGGTTCGCCGTCGGCATCTTCGTCACCCTCATCCTCATCTTCACCGGCCTGTACTCGCTGCCGGCCGCGGCGGCAGACGGGCAGCGCACCCCGTTCGCGGACGCCCTGTTCACCGCGGTGTCCACGATCTGCGTCACCGGCCTGTCGACCGTCGACATGTACTCGCACTGGTCGCCGCTCGGCCACCTGATCACGTACATCGGCGTGAATGTCGGCGCGCTCGGCGTGCTCACCCTCGCGTCGATCCTCGGACTGGTGATCTCCAAGCGCCTCGGCCTGCGGGCGAAGCTGATCGCCGCCGGGGACTCGAACCCCATGCGCGTGCACGGCGGGCCGGTGAACGAGGGCCAGACCGTGCGGCTCGGCGAGGTCGGCCAGCTGCTCGTCACGGTCGCCCTGTCGACCCTGGTGATCGAGGCCGGGCTCGTGGTCCTGCTGTATCCCTCCCTGGTCCTGGCCGGCGTCGACCCGCTCACCGCCCTCTGGGAAGCCCCGTACTACGCCGCCATGTCGTTCACGAACACCGGCTTCGTGCCGAACGCGGGCGGGCTGACGCCGTTCGGCGACGACTACTTCCTGCTGACCGTGCTGATGACGGGCGTCTTCCTCGGCTCGATCGGCTTCCCGGTCATCTTCGCGCTCTGGCGCCACCAGTGGCACGTCCGCCGCTGGTCGCTGCACGCGAAGCTGACGCTCATCACGACGACCGCACTGTTCGTGATCGGCGCGGGCGTCTTCGTCCTGCTCGAATACGACAACCCCGCGACGTTCGGGAGCATGGACGCGTGGGACACCACGTTCCAGGCGTTCTTCCTCTCGGCGATGACGCGGTCAGGCGGGTTCTCGGTCATCGACATCGGCGACCTGCACGGCTCGAGCCTCGTCGTCGGGTCGATGCTCATGTTCGTCGGCGGCGGCTCGGCCTCGACGGCCGGCGGCATCAAGGTCACCACCCTCGCGATCCTCGCGCTCGCCGTGGTCGCGGAGGCCAAGGGCCGCCAGTCGGTGGAGGTGTTCGGCCGCCGCGTCCCGAGCGACGTGCAGCGCGTGGCGCTGTCGGTCGTCGCCTGGGGCGCGACGATCGTGGCACTCTCGACGATCGCAGTCGCGCAGATCACGAAAGCCCCCGTCGAGGACGTGCTCTTCGACGTGATCTCGGGGTTCGCCACCGTCGGGCTGTCCACCGGTCTGACCGCGGAGCTGCCCGACCCCGCCGTCTACGTCATGGCGCTGACGATGTTCATGGGCCGCGTTGGTACAGTGACTCTGGCCGCGGCCGTGGCCGCGACGAACCGTTCGCAGCTCTACTCGCTGCCGGTGGAAAGGCCGATCGTTGGTTGA
- a CDS encoding potassium channel family protein, producing MVEQIRGDAPVLVIGLGRFGAACAGELDRLDRDVLAIDESLELVQKWSERVTHTVQADAKNIDALKQIGAQDFQVAVVAVGSSIEASVLITANLVDLKVPQIWAKAVSQSHGKILARVGANHVIYPEREAGERVAHLVSGRMLDFIRFDDDFVLAKMYPPKFIRGVGLNESGVRTKYNVTVVGVKSPGKPFRYAEAQTVVTNHDLIIVSGTNSDIERFAALDR from the coding sequence TTGGTTGAGCAGATCAGGGGCGATGCGCCCGTCCTGGTGATCGGACTGGGGCGCTTCGGCGCCGCGTGCGCCGGCGAACTCGACCGGCTCGATCGAGACGTGCTCGCGATCGACGAGAGCCTCGAACTCGTGCAGAAGTGGTCAGAGCGGGTCACCCACACCGTTCAGGCCGACGCGAAGAACATCGACGCGCTGAAGCAGATCGGCGCGCAGGACTTCCAGGTTGCCGTGGTCGCCGTGGGCTCGTCGATCGAAGCATCCGTGCTCATCACCGCGAACCTCGTCGACCTGAAGGTGCCGCAGATCTGGGCCAAGGCCGTCTCCCAGTCGCACGGCAAGATCCTCGCCCGCGTCGGCGCGAACCACGTGATCTACCCCGAGCGGGAGGCCGGCGAGCGCGTCGCGCACCTCGTGAGCGGACGGATGCTGGACTTCATCCGCTTCGACGACGATTTCGTGCTGGCGAAGATGTACCCGCCGAAGTTCATCCGCGGCGTGGGCCTGAACGAGTCGGGCGTGCGCACGAAGTACAACGTCACCGTCGTCGGCGTGAAGAGCCCCGGCAAGCCGTTCCGCTATGCCGAGGCTCAGACCGTCGTGACCAACCACGACCTGATCATCGTGTCGGGCACCAACAGCGACATCGAGCGCTTCGCCGCCCTCGATCGCTGA